In the Chloroherpetonaceae bacterium genome, one interval contains:
- a CDS encoding SusC/RagA family TonB-linked outer membrane protein, whose translation MKKAILCCITFLCICAHSYAQQQTQTISGRIIDAETKEGLPGAVVSIPALRIGSSTNANGEYSFRAPIGTHIVEVKLIGYETKSQTVTVTATEPVRLDFALRVKASQAEEVVVLGLSGEVDRSKLGAAVGNVAGERINNIASPAAIDGLSGQVTGIQVTRASGVPGGSTFITVRGPKSARGSSEPVYIVDGVIIDNTQTSPNQPAVDAGARAIDINPQDIESIEVLKGPAAAAIYGAVAGNGVIIINTKKGKYNNLERPTKISAAGFYETASPLGSIDLQKEYGQGVNGVAGPNAYREPGPGETRGTPGGAFSWGPRIQPGQPVYDQLNGIFRTPNSWQQTVSISGATSYFDYYVGGTFDQNQGVFRNSDLNRNNFRANVGFTLLPGVRYTTTNNYIVSQTLIPTVGNSISGIYLSALRTPPDFDNTRAYEPDGSQRRYGPYDNPIWTQENNSYTSRLSRFIHNSALTWDIYQNPETGFVANLRAQLGLDRYDQTNTYILARGARDANFGPGGTGAVVSDPRFDNQLNLEIAATLKYNFIKDIKATLVAGGQSISLRRDAINAQTSDISPFFSQLNSGATQLASSSRQEWVIIGQFAQLTLDLFDRIAVTASVRRDGSSAFGTNQPFSFFPKAGFSYNLGQESFMEGLKGIVDNVIIRAAYGESGSPQQPDPYATNFLYTTGGITASFARGTWSNRLGNAGLNASTVGGATQDVRPERLVEREIGLNLGFWNNRINVEANYYMTSVFDIIVSFPVAPSTGYNSVLRNAAAMTNEGFELSIQGTILNTPEVTWNATLNYARFHNIVNSLSGAAPILLGGFAGSAAYINEGQPYGALQVNGWLRDQNGNIVRSGITWVQVDASGNMVRQGGRVISVAPNAPNSRLVVAGAFTANDVANNGAITGLVGAPVQDGQPIFGFANPWPAYTLSLRNDFRIFKNLSISILFDGVFGNRVFNGTQGGMIRFGTWGPTRDREEPAFFEGEPIIVDPRRTTPLTLFGVTYQPGQQVQRTVLYRGFLDGFVIAEPHIQDGSFLRLRDVTIQYNWDILKDFGISQLSFIFSGRNLATFFKSYTGYDPEVNSFGNQNARGIDWFQFAQIRSLRFGVQLTY comes from the coding sequence ATGAAGAAAGCAATACTCTGCTGCATTACCTTTTTGTGCATATGCGCGCATAGCTACGCTCAGCAGCAAACACAAACGATTTCAGGGCGCATCATTGATGCCGAAACAAAGGAAGGGCTGCCAGGTGCAGTGGTCTCTATTCCTGCACTGCGCATTGGTAGCTCGACCAACGCAAACGGCGAATACTCCTTCAGAGCCCCGATTGGCACACACATTGTTGAAGTCAAGCTGATTGGTTATGAGACCAAATCACAGACGGTTACGGTAACAGCCACAGAGCCAGTTAGGCTGGACTTTGCGCTACGTGTGAAAGCATCGCAAGCTGAAGAGGTCGTGGTGCTGGGACTTTCTGGTGAAGTTGATCGCAGTAAGCTGGGTGCGGCAGTGGGCAACGTCGCTGGCGAGCGCATCAATAACATTGCTTCACCAGCAGCGATTGATGGTCTATCTGGACAAGTTACAGGTATTCAAGTAACGCGTGCTTCAGGCGTGCCCGGTGGTTCAACCTTTATCACGGTGCGTGGTCCGAAGTCGGCACGTGGCAGCTCTGAGCCAGTCTATATTGTCGACGGTGTCATCATTGACAACACGCAAACCAGCCCAAACCAACCAGCTGTTGATGCGGGCGCACGCGCAATTGATATTAACCCACAAGACATTGAATCAATTGAAGTGTTGAAAGGTCCAGCGGCAGCGGCAATCTACGGTGCTGTAGCTGGCAATGGCGTCATTATCATCAACACGAAGAAGGGCAAATACAATAATCTCGAACGCCCAACGAAAATCAGCGCAGCAGGCTTCTATGAAACTGCAAGCCCACTTGGCTCAATTGATTTGCAAAAAGAATATGGTCAAGGTGTCAATGGCGTAGCAGGACCGAACGCCTATCGTGAGCCAGGTCCGGGTGAAACACGCGGCACGCCCGGTGGCGCATTCAGTTGGGGACCGCGCATACAACCCGGGCAGCCTGTCTATGACCAGCTCAATGGTATTTTCCGCACCCCAAATAGCTGGCAGCAGACCGTAAGTATCTCTGGTGCAACTTCATACTTTGACTACTACGTAGGCGGCACATTCGACCAAAATCAAGGCGTGTTCCGTAACTCTGACCTCAACCGCAATAACTTTCGCGCTAATGTCGGCTTTACGCTTCTGCCCGGCGTGCGCTACACCACTACAAATAACTACATCGTTTCGCAGACGCTGATTCCAACCGTTGGGAACAGTATTTCAGGTATCTACCTCTCTGCGCTGCGCACGCCGCCAGACTTTGACAATACACGTGCATATGAGCCTGACGGCTCTCAGCGCCGCTACGGTCCATATGACAACCCTATCTGGACACAAGAGAACAACTCTTACACATCGCGCCTGAGCCGATTTATCCATAACTCCGCTCTCACTTGGGACATTTACCAAAACCCTGAAACGGGTTTCGTAGCAAACTTGCGCGCTCAGTTAGGCTTGGACCGCTATGACCAAACCAACACTTATATCCTTGCACGAGGCGCAAGAGATGCGAATTTTGGTCCAGGTGGCACAGGCGCAGTGGTCAGCGACCCTCGCTTCGACAACCAACTGAATTTGGAAATAGCGGCAACGCTAAAGTATAATTTCATCAAGGACATCAAGGCGACACTGGTGGCAGGCGGTCAGTCCATCTCACTTCGCCGTGATGCTATCAACGCACAGACCAGCGACATTTCGCCTTTCTTCAGTCAACTGAACTCAGGTGCAACCCAGTTAGCCTCATCGAGTCGTCAAGAGTGGGTGATTATCGGACAGTTTGCACAATTGACACTGGACCTCTTCGACCGAATTGCCGTAACAGCCAGTGTCCGCCGCGATGGTTCCTCTGCATTCGGCACCAATCAGCCATTCTCGTTCTTCCCGAAAGCAGGCTTCTCCTACAACTTAGGTCAAGAAAGCTTTATGGAGGGCTTAAAGGGGATTGTGGATAATGTCATCATTCGTGCGGCATATGGAGAATCTGGCTCACCGCAGCAGCCTGACCCGTATGCAACGAACTTCCTCTATACTACGGGTGGCATTACCGCATCATTTGCGCGTGGCACATGGTCAAACCGCTTAGGCAATGCTGGTCTTAATGCCTCAACAGTCGGCGGTGCTACGCAAGACGTGAGACCCGAGCGGTTGGTTGAGCGCGAGATTGGTCTGAACTTAGGCTTCTGGAATAACCGCATCAATGTGGAAGCCAACTACTATATGACCAGCGTCTTTGATATTATTGTCTCGTTCCCTGTGGCACCCTCAACAGGCTATAACTCCGTGCTGCGCAATGCAGCAGCGATGACCAACGAGGGATTTGAGCTATCTATTCAGGGCACAATTCTCAACACGCCTGAAGTTACTTGGAACGCTACGCTGAACTATGCGCGCTTCCACAACATTGTAAATAGCCTCTCTGGTGCAGCACCAATTCTCTTGGGTGGCTTTGCAGGTTCTGCAGCGTACATCAACGAAGGACAGCCTTACGGTGCGCTGCAAGTCAATGGCTGGCTGCGTGACCAGAATGGTAACATTGTGCGCTCAGGCATCACTTGGGTGCAAGTCGATGCAAGTGGCAACATGGTGCGTCAAGGCGGGCGTGTCATCAGCGTGGCACCAAATGCACCGAACTCTCGCTTGGTGGTGGCAGGCGCATTCACAGCAAATGATGTGGCAAACAACGGTGCGATTACGGGACTGGTAGGAGCACCTGTGCAAGATGGGCAGCCTATCTTCGGATTTGCAAACCCATGGCCGGCTTACACGCTCTCACTGCGCAATGATTTCAGAATTTTCAAGAATCTCTCTATTAGCATCTTGTTCGATGGCGTCTTTGGCAATCGTGTCTTCAATGGCACACAGGGTGGTATGATTCGCTTTGGCACATGGGGACCGACCCGCGACCGTGAGGAGCCGGCTTTCTTCGAAGGCGAGCCAATTATCGTCGATCCAAGACGCACCACACCACTGACGCTCTTTGGCGTAACCTATCAGCCCGGACAGCAGGTACAGCGCACTGTGCTTTATCGTGGTTTCCTCGATGGCTTCGTAATTGCTGAGCCACATATTCAGGATGGCAGCTTCCTGCGCCTGCGTGATGTAACCATTCAATACAACTGGGACATCTTAAAGGACTTCGGCATTAGCCAGCTCTCCTTCATCTTCTCAGGTCGTAATCTTGCCACCTTCTTTAAGAGCTACACTGGCTACGACCCTGAGGTCAACTCTTTCGGCAACCAAAATGCACGCGGCATTGACTGGTTCCAGTTTGCGCAAATTCGCTCGCTGCGGTTTGGCGTGCAGCTAACTTATTAA
- a CDS encoding tetratricopeptide repeat protein produces MTGQVRGKQGWTLLVLILLLPCVALTQPKLAILKQKPAKALISDSLYVEGVTAMRQAEFARAATLFSEVIEKDSLYVRAYLMRGYAKQFLGDTIGAFADYNKALVINPRNFEAYIFRGQLARAARNFSRANADFTAAISLSPDSVQAYFYRAMARIGLGALEEAIEDLTTVINSKTPFDEAFSQRAACYASLGQTELALKDYAELIRRREDAEAYRLRAAFYRRQKQYGLALADFERAVELRPDHPELLFESGTLKLGMGMKEKGLADVLKAQNLGYKPAAELLSKYYSKDRTLDSLRVYYAPQIVVEALTPEQAAAVREIKLMSQAGTSVARANVASMRSGRAQDLFNHPVFKAARVGGMNLFGCNENALLSAISTDNSQTLGVLEGSRLREVPIQCVVILLQRRAQILQDAFVVRLVQEMAFLVDRINNQMQMAETSQTIDDARREAENAIREIEEKIQQLREYMQAKNYPLTN; encoded by the coding sequence ATGACAGGACAAGTGAGAGGTAAGCAAGGGTGGACGCTACTGGTTCTAATTCTCTTACTGCCTTGCGTAGCACTGACGCAGCCGAAACTGGCAATTCTCAAGCAAAAGCCAGCGAAGGCTTTAATAAGCGACAGCTTGTATGTGGAAGGCGTAACTGCAATGCGTCAAGCAGAATTTGCACGGGCAGCCACCCTCTTTTCAGAGGTAATTGAGAAGGACTCGCTGTATGTGCGTGCCTACCTGATGCGCGGCTACGCTAAACAATTCTTAGGTGACACGATCGGAGCCTTTGCTGACTACAATAAAGCCCTTGTCATAAACCCCCGAAACTTTGAAGCCTACATTTTTCGCGGACAGCTGGCAAGAGCAGCACGCAATTTTTCACGTGCAAATGCCGATTTTACGGCGGCAATCAGCCTGTCGCCAGATAGCGTGCAAGCCTACTTCTACCGAGCAATGGCAAGAATTGGGCTAGGGGCGCTGGAAGAAGCAATTGAAGACTTGACAACTGTAATCAACAGCAAAACCCCATTTGATGAAGCCTTCTCACAACGAGCGGCATGTTATGCCAGTCTCGGTCAGACTGAGCTGGCACTAAAAGATTATGCCGAGCTCATTCGGCGGCGTGAAGACGCTGAAGCCTACAGACTTCGCGCTGCCTTTTACCGACGCCAGAAACAGTATGGGCTGGCACTGGCAGACTTTGAGCGGGCCGTGGAGCTGAGACCAGACCACCCTGAACTGCTATTTGAAAGCGGCACACTAAAGCTCGGAATGGGAATGAAAGAAAAGGGACTGGCAGATGTACTCAAGGCGCAAAATCTGGGCTACAAGCCAGCAGCAGAGCTTCTAAGCAAGTATTACTCAAAAGACAGGACGCTGGATTCGCTGCGGGTGTATTACGCACCGCAAATTGTGGTTGAGGCACTGACGCCTGAGCAAGCGGCTGCTGTAAGGGAAATCAAGCTAATGTCTCAGGCTGGTACGAGCGTGGCGAGGGCAAATGTCGCCTCCATGCGCTCGGGTCGTGCCCAAGACCTCTTTAATCATCCTGTCTTCAAAGCAGCGCGCGTAGGGGGAATGAACCTTTTTGGCTGCAATGAAAATGCTTTGCTTTCAGCAATCTCGACAGACAACAGCCAAACATTGGGGGTTTTGGAAGGAAGTCGACTGCGTGAAGTGCCAATTCAATGTGTGGTAATACTGTTGCAGCGGCGAGCACAAATCCTGCAGGATGCCTTTGTCGTGCGGCTTGTGCAAGAGATGGCATTTCTGGTGGATAGAATCAATAATCAGATGCAGATGGCAGAGACATCACAAACGATTGACGACGCTCGGCGAGAGGCTGAAAACGCAATTCGTGAAATTGAAGAGAAGATTCAGCAGCTGCGAGAGTATATGCAAGCGAAAAATTATCCACTGACAAATTGA
- a CDS encoding DUF4397 domain-containing protein, with product MLKQKNLLLLGLALTLSIATVSCSNLPTTGETPEIGSIRILHLSANAGPVDLLLDNRVVGDTVFAFLNRSVPGTPPRFTGPAVSYLGNTGYIGVDVGNRNLKVFAAPGGVAARPPLQSPDPRVVAQVDVNVAANRAYTIFISDTVGTPGGIQPKVVQDDVPNFPDLTVFRGSARFGHFSPNAPAVRVLITRTSSPGITNLELFGETRYKDVRDFVPIDTGTFRVDIVAGGQTVTSATLTVAPRRVYTILARGLVGASGAAALGVTSYLNN from the coding sequence ATGCTGAAACAAAAAAACTTGCTGCTCTTGGGGTTGGCACTGACGCTGTCTATTGCGACGGTGTCATGCTCAAACCTGCCAACAACAGGTGAGACACCTGAAATTGGTAGCATCCGCATTCTACATCTTTCTGCGAATGCCGGCCCTGTGGATTTGCTCTTGGACAATCGCGTCGTAGGCGACACCGTCTTTGCTTTCCTGAATCGAAGCGTGCCGGGCACACCGCCGCGCTTTACAGGACCAGCTGTTTCTTACTTAGGCAATACAGGATACATTGGCGTTGATGTCGGGAATCGGAATTTGAAGGTGTTTGCGGCGCCAGGTGGTGTGGCAGCGCGCCCACCCTTGCAATCGCCTGACCCACGCGTGGTGGCGCAAGTAGATGTCAATGTTGCAGCCAATCGCGCATACACCATTTTTATTTCCGATACAGTTGGGACACCGGGCGGTATTCAACCCAAAGTGGTGCAAGATGATGTGCCGAATTTCCCTGACCTGACGGTCTTTCGTGGCAGTGCACGGTTTGGTCACTTCTCGCCGAATGCCCCAGCCGTGCGTGTGCTAATTACGCGCACCAGTAGCCCGGGTATCACCAACTTGGAACTCTTTGGGGAAACGCGCTACAAGGATGTGCGCGACTTTGTGCCAATTGATACAGGCACGTTCCGTGTCGACATTGTTGCTGGCGGACAGACAGTAACCAGCGCAACACTCACTGTAGCCCCACGCCGTGTCTACACCATTCTTGCAAGAGGATTAGTTGGCGCAAGTGGTGCAGCAGCCTTGGGCGTAACATCATATCTGAATAACTGA